The following proteins come from a genomic window of Helicobacter canadensis MIT 98-5491:
- a CDS encoding SDR family NAD(P)-dependent oxidoreductase, with product MNKKNLFVFGGSKGIGSVFTRELSKKGKYNVTLFARTNPNSIAVEFYSVDFCHQDSFLKVLEEVAKIKGKIDHMVFFLKFRGNKFMDSWEGEIRVELDTIKNVMEILDVYLSDDSSIVFVSSLCGSLISLNQSIGYHMAKAGLEQMARYYAVKLGFRGIRVNVVAPTLTLKPENEEFYNQETELTALYSRISPLGRIAKSEDVCEVINFLLDVKFMTGQILRVDGGISLQEYESLFRDVVEEYLNRNLQKKQCGALNYSVSGGGGAY from the coding sequence GTGAATAAAAAGAATTTATTTGTCTTTGGCGGTAGCAAAGGAATTGGGAGTGTTTTTACTCGGGAATTATCCAAAAAAGGAAAGTATAATGTTACTTTATTTGCAAGAACTAATCCAAATTCTATTGCTGTAGAATTTTATAGTGTTGATTTTTGTCATCAAGATAGTTTTTTGAAAGTGTTAGAGGAAGTAGCTAAGATAAAAGGCAAAATAGATCATATGGTATTTTTTCTTAAATTCCGTGGTAATAAATTTATGGATAGTTGGGAAGGTGAGATTCGTGTAGAGCTAGATACAATAAAAAATGTTATGGAGATATTAGATGTTTATTTATCAGATGATTCTAGCATTGTTTTTGTGAGCTCACTTTGTGGGAGTTTGATTTCTTTAAATCAATCTATTGGATATCATATGGCAAAAGCAGGGTTGGAACAAATGGCTCGATATTATGCAGTCAAACTCGGTTTTAGGGGAATTAGAGTTAATGTTGTTGCACCTACTTTGACTTTAAAGCCCGAAAATGAAGAGTTTTATAATCAAGAAACAGAATTGACCGCACTTTATTCTAGAATTTCTCCTCTTGGTAGGATTGCTAAAAGTGAGGATGTTTGCGAAGTGATAAATTTTTTACTTGATGTGAAATTTATGACGGGACAGATTTTAAGAGTAGATGGAGGTATAAGTTTGCAAGAGTATGAGAGTTTATTTAGGGATGTTGTTGAGGAGTATTTAAATAGAAATTTACAAAAGAAACAATGTGGTGCATTGAATTACTCTGTGAGTGGGGGGGGGGGGGCGTATTAA
- a CDS encoding class I SAM-dependent methyltransferase translates to MNEFVRFYEENGISPVSQDISDLELHIKRRERLYRLLGIDSRLFKDADILEVGAGSGYNTLVFLLLGAKVDIVEPNPVGRKEMQKLFDNYSIDPKRYRIYDCVIEKYESSKKYDFVIAEGFLPAFGDSEREKILQALLKQVSHNTYLILTTICEFSYFFEYLRIVLGLCLVREVSNFSNKVQKLCVAFKSHLDSLGFASRPIEDWVKDSILNPTNDHFSYSLKKSAEDIRKFSIYNKEVGRFDVIGISPNFILNLSWYKDMGYSYIDAVIEQFDCKKYLLLSTEFKEMNLNQKTIGWLSDNVVQLRLLVHKLRKNVDFSIIEAIVELLQQMSNNCFQLGEFFVESLRECIELLKNPLELTEYKISAMPNFSRAWGRGQQYMSIKAIIE, encoded by the coding sequence ATGAATGAATTTGTAAGGTTTTATGAAGAAAATGGAATTTCTCCGGTTAGTCAAGATATTAGTGATTTAGAATTACATATTAAAAGAAGAGAGCGATTGTATCGGTTACTAGGTATTGATTCTAGATTATTTAAGGATGCGGATATTTTAGAGGTTGGTGCTGGAAGTGGCTATAATACTTTGGTTTTTTTGTTGCTTGGAGCTAAAGTAGATATTGTAGAGCCAAATCCGGTTGGCAGAAAGGAAATGCAAAAGCTTTTTGATAATTATAGTATTGACCCCAAACGCTATAGAATTTATGACTGCGTTATTGAAAAATATGAAAGCTCTAAAAAATATGATTTTGTAATTGCGGAGGGATTTTTGCCAGCTTTTGGTGATAGTGAAAGGGAAAAAATTTTACAAGCTTTATTGAAACAGGTTTCTCATAATACTTATTTAATTCTTACCACAATTTGTGAATTTTCGTATTTTTTTGAATATTTGAGAATAGTTTTAGGTTTATGCTTAGTTAGAGAAGTTAGTAATTTTTCAAATAAAGTCCAAAAACTATGTGTAGCTTTTAAAAGTCACTTAGATTCTCTTGGATTTGCTTCAAGACCTATAGAGGACTGGGTAAAAGATAGTATATTAAATCCTACAAATGATCATTTTTCATATAGTCTTAAGAAAAGCGCAGAAGATATTAGAAAATTTTCTATTTATAATAAAGAAGTGGGGAGATTTGATGTTATTGGAATATCTCCCAATTTTATTTTAAATTTAAGTTGGTATAAAGATATGGGATATTCTTATATTGATGCAGTCATAGAGCAGTTTGATTGCAAAAAGTATTTATTACTTAGCACAGAGTTTAAGGAAATGAATTTGAATCAAAAGACTATAGGGTGGTTATCAGATAATGTAGTTCAATTACGCTTGTTGGTGCATAAACTTAGAAAAAATGTAGATTTTTCAATAATTGAAGCAATAGTGGAGTTGTTACAGCAAATGAGTAATAATTGCTTTCAATTGGGAGAATTTTTCGTTGAAAGTTTGAGAGAATGTATTGAATTGCTTAAAAATCCATTGGAGCTAACTGAATATAAAATTTCTGCTATGCCAAATTTTTCTAGAGCTTGGGGAAGAGGGCAACAATATATGAGTATTAAAGCAATAATTGAGTAG
- a CDS encoding radical SAM/SPASM domain-containing protein, giving the protein MLETKEDIAQRLGILDYDACLLFPRYFEIETINACNARCIMCTINEWNASVKKIISDTLWQKFVKNVANYVNVIEKITLTRDGEPLLDKKLSQRIQELKCIGIKKVVIVTNAQILDKNKAQEILESGIDEVMFSIDGYSKEVYEKIRIGLNRERVYSNVLNFIKLRNESFPKVCIKVRFIEQELNKMESKIWLDFWKSKIKSTDVAYIMPLHSWGNQLVSEKQEKIELFSSFACISPFGSMAIHYDGRVGLCGVDYGGKCLMGDFSRETIEKIWRGNKFNEVRDLHLSKQRNVIELCRGCDLWDRTYKY; this is encoded by the coding sequence ATGTTAGAAACCAAAGAAGACATTGCACAAAGATTAGGGATTTTAGACTATGATGCCTGTTTATTGTTCCCAAGATATTTTGAGATTGAAACAATTAATGCTTGCAATGCAAGGTGTATTATGTGCACCATAAATGAATGGAATGCTAGTGTAAAAAAGATAATTAGCGATACACTTTGGCAGAAATTTGTGAAGAATGTGGCAAATTATGTTAATGTAATTGAAAAAATTACATTGACGCGTGATGGAGAGCCGTTATTAGATAAGAAATTATCTCAAAGAATACAAGAATTAAAGTGCATTGGTATCAAAAAAGTAGTAATTGTCACTAATGCGCAAATTTTAGATAAGAATAAAGCACAGGAAATTTTGGAAAGTGGAATTGATGAAGTTATGTTTTCTATTGATGGATATTCTAAAGAAGTTTATGAAAAGATTCGTATCGGATTAAATAGAGAAAGAGTATATAGTAATGTGCTTAATTTTATAAAATTAAGAAATGAAAGTTTTCCTAAAGTCTGTATAAAAGTTCGCTTTATAGAGCAAGAATTAAATAAAATGGAATCCAAAATTTGGTTAGATTTTTGGAAATCAAAAATAAAATCAACAGATGTTGCTTATATTATGCCTTTGCATAGTTGGGGTAATCAGTTGGTTTCGGAAAAACAAGAAAAAATTGAATTATTTTCTTCGTTTGCTTGTATTTCTCCTTTTGGTTCTATGGCTATTCATTATGATGGTCGAGTGGGACTATGCGGGGTTGATTATGGTGGAAAATGTTTGATGGGAGATTTTTCGCGCGAAACTATAGAAAAGATTTGGCGTGGGAATAAGTTTAATGAGGTTAGAGATCTACATTTATCAAAACAGAGAAATGTTATTGAGTTATGTAGGGGTTGTGATTTATGGGATCGAACTTATAAATATTAG
- a CDS encoding glycosyltransferase family 9 protein produces the protein MKILIIKLGYSETLDPEMGKVVSLGDVVRCTVVLEALKQKYPNSCITWLVAPEAFPLIVDNPYLERVLVWDEFIPFALMREQFDMVVNLEKIHGICGLADMIQAWEKVGFRFDVVSGNYSAYERSLGATNYIQDKASGKKSHEIWQKVIVEMVGCEWREQEYSLGYKPKPKEKFQVGLNYQVGSKWPTKAMKKEKWEELAVLLEKDQISFSWQQGMNNLYDYMDWIAGCDVLVTHDSLGVHLALAMKKSVIVLFGATSGEEIYYYGRGVSVYPKSLGLSGYECIPCYNPTCNKDIHCMDFIELNDIVGYINRYL, from the coding sequence GTGAAAATTTTAATTATTAAACTTGGTTATTCTGAAACATTAGATCCTGAAATGGGTAAAGTAGTTAGTCTTGGAGATGTCGTGCGATGCACGGTTGTATTGGAGGCTTTAAAGCAGAAATATCCCAATTCTTGCATTACTTGGTTGGTTGCCCCTGAAGCGTTTCCTTTGATAGTGGATAATCCTTATTTAGAGAGAGTGCTTGTGTGGGATGAATTTATCCCTTTTGCCTTGATGCGAGAGCAGTTTGATATGGTGGTGAATTTAGAAAAGATTCACGGAATTTGCGGATTAGCAGATATGATTCAAGCTTGGGAGAAGGTTGGATTTCGATTTGATGTGGTGAGTGGTAATTATAGTGCTTATGAGCGTAGTCTAGGTGCTACAAATTATATACAAGATAAGGCTAGCGGGAAAAAGAGTCACGAAATTTGGCAAAAGGTGATTGTTGAAATGGTGGGTTGCGAATGGAGAGAGCAGGAATATTCTCTCGGGTATAAACCAAAGCCAAAAGAAAAATTTCAGGTTGGATTAAATTATCAAGTGGGTAGCAAATGGCCCACAAAAGCGATGAAGAAAGAAAAATGGGAGGAGTTAGCAGTCTTACTTGAAAAAGATCAGATTAGTTTTTCTTGGCAGCAAGGAATGAATAATTTATATGATTATATGGATTGGATTGCAGGGTGTGATGTGCTAGTAACACACGATAGTTTGGGGGTGCATCTAGCATTAGCGATGAAAAAAAGTGTGATTGTGTTATTTGGAGCTACAAGTGGTGAAGAGATCTATTATTATGGGCGTGGAGTTTCAGTGTATCCAAAAAGTCTAGGTTTAAGTGGGTATGAATGCATCCCTTGTTATAATCCAACTTGCAATAAAGACATTCATTGTATGGATTTTATTGAGTTAAATGATATAGTTGGTTATATTAATAGGTACTTATAA
- a CDS encoding formyltransferase family protein, protein MRCVVIGTTECARSLAKGILKSGHTLAAVISLKKELLPNNSISLELFAREHGALYFEVSDINQEELLLKNLKMDILVCVWPKILRENIFKIPEITICAHPTELPNNRGRHALHWSKVLGLKQSALTFFEVDSGIDTGKIILQKFFELDESDTINTLNDKINILAEAGIQEILNNCELITNRKSQRQGGNYWRKRNLHDVLLDMRMSKEMIINIVKSFCSPYPCAKLIVDDRVIDIQEAYEVQGLECPINIEHGKVFNLSSCEIVAKCENGLIGLKSKNDKDFEFLMNAFDERGGGYIFILQVIIWSNTKLSFSVSGG, encoded by the coding sequence ATGCGTTGTGTAGTAATAGGAACAACAGAGTGTGCAAGAAGTCTTGCAAAAGGAATATTAAAAAGCGGACATACTTTAGCGGCTGTTATTAGTTTAAAAAAAGAGTTGTTGCCTAATAATTCAATTTCATTAGAACTTTTTGCTAGGGAACATGGTGCTTTATATTTTGAGGTAAGTGATATCAATCAAGAAGAATTGCTTTTAAAGAATTTAAAGATGGATATTTTGGTGTGCGTATGGCCAAAGATTCTTAGAGAAAATATCTTTAAAATTCCAGAGATTACTATTTGTGCACACCCAACTGAACTTCCTAATAATAGAGGTAGACATGCCCTTCATTGGAGTAAAGTTTTAGGATTAAAACAAAGTGCCTTAACCTTTTTTGAGGTAGATAGTGGGATTGATACTGGCAAGATTATTTTGCAAAAGTTTTTTGAATTAGATGAAAGTGATACTATTAATACATTGAATGATAAAATTAATATTTTGGCGGAAGCTGGAATACAAGAGATTTTAAATAATTGTGAGTTGATAACAAATAGAAAATCACAAAGGCAAGGAGGAAATTATTGGAGAAAAAGGAATTTGCATGATGTGCTTTTAGATATGAGAATGTCTAAAGAAATGATTATCAATATTGTAAAATCATTTTGTTCTCCTTATCCTTGTGCTAAGTTAATTGTTGATGATCGTGTGATAGATATTCAGGAAGCTTATGAGGTGCAAGGACTAGAATGTCCTATAAATATAGAACATGGTAAAGTTTTTAATCTTTCATCTTGTGAAATTGTAGCTAAATGTGAAAATGGTTTAATTGGATTGAAAAGCAAGAATGATAAAGATTTTGAATTTTTAATGAATGCTTTTGATGAGCGGGGGGGGGGGTATATATTTATCCTCCAAGTTATTATATGGTCAAACACAAAATTATCCTTTAGCGTAAGTGGGGGATAA
- a CDS encoding acyltransferase, which produces MFYPRKELKKMGFKSLGENVYIDTRTTIDNPRSISIGNNVKIGSFVILSGDIIMGNYIHIASFSGLYGGGGIKIEDFVSISNYVRLITESDDYSGESMSAPFVPDKFKFKAQKDAICIKKHCIVGSGSLILPGVVLEEGVAVGAMSMVSKNTEAWGIYVGIPARRIKDRSKKILQLEKQFLNENNKNSNLLI; this is translated from the coding sequence ATGTTTTATCCCCGTAAAGAACTTAAAAAAATGGGCTTTAAGAGTTTAGGAGAAAATGTTTATATTGATACGCGAACCACTATTGATAATCCTCGGAGCATTAGCATAGGTAATAATGTAAAAATTGGAAGTTTTGTTATCTTAAGTGGAGATATTATAATGGGTAATTATATACATATTGCTTCTTTTTCTGGATTATATGGTGGAGGAGGAATTAAAATAGAAGATTTTGTTAGTATTAGTAACTATGTGCGTTTGATTACCGAAAGTGATGATTATTCAGGGGAATCTATGTCAGCACCTTTTGTTCCTGATAAATTTAAATTTAAAGCACAAAAAGATGCTATATGTATCAAAAAACATTGCATTGTTGGATCAGGCTCTTTAATACTCCCTGGAGTGGTATTGGAAGAGGGAGTAGCAGTTGGTGCTATGAGTATGGTTTCAAAAAATACAGAAGCTTGGGGAATTTATGTTGGTATTCCTGCAAGAAGAATTAAAGATAGAAGTAAAAAGATTCTTCAACTAGAGAAACAATTTTTAAATGAAAATAATAAAAATAGTAATTTGTTAATTTAG
- a CDS encoding glycosyltransferase family 2 protein codes for MFFTIAIPTYNRANLLQRCLDSIKKQDFMDYEVLILDDCSTDNTIEIVQEYLKDKRYQYIKMPKKMGFGDKVYKFAQDSKLYKGDWVLLLSDDEFLYNENHLENIYIHIQNNPQVNFISVDAGYGYGEIVIFEQQSNVVLPETFLYQNLNDKQKEILQTKIKVVYKKDFLIQQDPFNNVTDNHRADITAEVDYLKLYKAASMGYVGGIAHIFGVTPNARAKYLDFYNWITSSGMCCVNMDSQEKFYLILKQYYSEVSMCLNAFFDWGGNELAGALSYFYDDENYPIFLRRFAQIYKDKFQDKLYCYYEDFNKNLMTEIERDIAIENSKNIVIYGENSWRVQLEDFLVKRGKHILFVADDKKEGYKTYEDIVREKENIDLVFISSGSPKIIYQMMQKLQFKKNRINVATLILRDENWKYNLN; via the coding sequence GTGTTTTTTACTATTGCAATTCCAACCTATAATAGGGCAAATTTATTGCAAAGATGCTTAGATTCTATAAAAAAACAAGATTTTATGGATTATGAAGTCTTGATACTTGATGATTGTTCAACTGATAATACCATTGAGATTGTTCAAGAATATTTAAAGGATAAACGCTATCAGTATATTAAAATGCCAAAAAAAATGGGATTTGGCGATAAAGTATATAAGTTTGCCCAGGATAGTAAATTATATAAAGGTGATTGGGTATTGCTTTTATCGGATGATGAATTTTTGTATAATGAGAATCATTTAGAGAATATTTATATTCATATTCAAAATAATCCACAAGTTAATTTTATTAGCGTGGATGCTGGTTATGGTTATGGAGAGATTGTTATTTTTGAGCAACAAAGTAATGTCGTGCTGCCTGAAACATTTTTATACCAAAACTTAAATGACAAACAAAAAGAGATTTTGCAAACAAAAATTAAAGTAGTCTATAAAAAAGATTTTTTAATTCAACAGGATCCTTTTAATAATGTAACTGATAATCATAGGGCTGACATTACAGCAGAAGTTGATTATTTGAAGTTATATAAAGCAGCTTCAATGGGGTATGTGGGTGGTATTGCACATATTTTTGGGGTAACGCCAAATGCTAGAGCGAAATATTTAGATTTTTATAATTGGATAACTTCTAGTGGAATGTGTTGCGTTAATATGGATTCTCAAGAAAAATTTTATCTAATATTGAAGCAATATTATTCCGAAGTATCTATGTGCCTTAACGCTTTTTTTGATTGGGGGGGCAATGAGTTGGCAGGAGCATTGTCTTATTTTTATGATGATGAGAATTATCCTATTTTTTTAAGAAGATTTGCACAAATTTATAAGGATAAGTTTCAAGATAAATTGTATTGTTATTATGAGGATTTCAATAAAAATTTAATGACAGAAATAGAAAGAGATATTGCTATAGAAAATTCAAAAAATATTGTTATTTATGGAGAAAATAGTTGGAGAGTGCAATTAGAAGATTTTTTAGTGAAGAGAGGGAAACATATTTTATTTGTTGCAGATGATAAGAAGGAAGGATATAAAACATATGAAGACATCGTTAGGGAAAAGGAAAATATCGATTTAGTGTTTATTTCAAGTGGATCTCCAAAGATTATTTATCAAATGATGCAAAAACTACAATTTAAGAAGAATCGAATTAATGTGGCAACTCTAATATTAAGAGATGAGAATTGGAAATATAATTTGAATTAA
- a CDS encoding SDR family oxidoreductase: MLKVLITGASSGVGLEVARRFHNENFYILLVARSADKLLAIKNELKNNIEVYPFDLMDRNSLHNFLLSLQSDNILPDIVIHNVGGRLEADEQPLTYEALQQSVHLNLGIAVSINSFLLPFYVKRKKGYILHISSDSATNGEGAPGYVASKAALNAYIKSTARFYAKDNICINGVMPGIIEFEGSSWARKRQIAPKIYYQALSRQPLQRFATLQEISQFILLLVKAQNMQTTGQIYILNGGK; the protein is encoded by the coding sequence ATGCTTAAAGTTTTAATAACAGGTGCCAGTTCTGGGGTTGGATTAGAAGTAGCAAGGCGGTTTCACAATGAAAATTTTTATATTTTACTTGTTGCTAGAAGTGCTGATAAATTATTAGCGATTAAAAATGAATTAAAAAATAATATAGAAGTATATCCTTTTGACTTGATGGATCGTAATAGTTTACATAATTTTTTGCTTTCCTTACAGAGTGATAACATATTACCTGATATTGTAATTCATAATGTTGGTGGAAGATTAGAAGCTGATGAGCAGCCTCTTACTTATGAGGCGTTACAACAAAGTGTGCATTTAAATTTAGGAATAGCAGTATCTATTAATTCATTTTTGTTGCCATTCTATGTCAAAAGGAAAAAAGGTTATATTTTACATATTTCTTCAGATTCTGCAACCAATGGCGAAGGTGCCCCTGGTTATGTTGCTTCTAAGGCTGCTTTAAATGCTTATATTAAAAGTACTGCAAGATTTTATGCTAAAGATAATATTTGTATTAATGGAGTGATGCCTGGAATTATTGAATTTGAAGGAAGTTCTTGGGCAAGAAAAAGACAAATAGCTCCCAAGATATATTATCAAGCTTTATCTAGGCAACCATTACAAAGATTTGCGACTCTGCAGGAAATTTCTCAATTTATATTATTGTTGGTTAAAGCACAGAATATGCAAACTACCGGACAAATTTATATTCTTAATGGAGGTAAGTGA
- a CDS encoding DegT/DnrJ/EryC1/StrS family aminotransferase has product MGKINWWNIELGEEEQEAIRKALATRHIAQGEITEEFESRVADFLNVPYVVAVPNGTQALSLAYMASGLKEGDEVIVSNRTFIATAHAAMILGAKVRVVDVKENQTIDEELIEDRITNKTKLVVPVHMNGVASNMDRILEIAKKYNLQVIEDACQAFGSRDIKGRYLGTIGRFGCFSLGLAKILTTGQGGLVVAHNREDYDLLRRIRNQGVFDVRLENIYNIQAYNFKFNDMQASIGIVQLSKMKQKIERVKTIYKRYQELLSNNLQILEVNANEIPMRSIIIADQVRDIKDFLEKMGIGSAYESPSLNHCSHLKIQTVFPKSDIFHNRMLILPSGPDLKIEYVDEVCLNIKRWFGGN; this is encoded by the coding sequence ATGGGAAAAATTAATTGGTGGAATATAGAATTAGGAGAAGAGGAGCAAGAGGCTATTAGAAAAGCTTTAGCGACAAGGCATATTGCTCAAGGTGAAATTACAGAAGAATTTGAGAGTAGAGTCGCAGATTTTTTAAATGTCCCTTATGTTGTTGCCGTTCCAAATGGAACTCAAGCATTGAGTTTAGCCTATATGGCATCAGGTCTAAAAGAAGGTGATGAAGTAATTGTTTCTAATCGCACATTTATTGCCACTGCACACGCTGCTATGATATTGGGTGCAAAGGTGAGAGTAGTTGATGTTAAAGAGAATCAAACTATTGATGAAGAATTAATAGAAGATAGAATTACAAACAAGACTAAACTTGTTGTGCCTGTTCATATGAATGGGGTTGCCTCGAATATGGATAGAATCTTAGAAATAGCAAAAAAATATAATTTGCAGGTAATTGAAGATGCTTGTCAGGCTTTTGGATCTAGGGATATTAAGGGTAGGTACTTAGGAACTATTGGGAGATTTGGTTGTTTTTCATTAGGGTTAGCAAAGATTCTTACTACTGGGCAAGGTGGGCTTGTGGTTGCACACAATAGGGAAGATTATGATTTATTAAGAAGAATTAGGAACCAAGGAGTTTTTGATGTAAGGCTTGAAAATATTTATAATATTCAGGCTTATAATTTCAAATTTAATGATATGCAAGCAAGTATTGGTATTGTTCAGCTAAGTAAAATGAAACAAAAAATTGAAAGAGTAAAAACAATTTATAAACGCTATCAAGAACTTTTGTCTAATAATTTACAAATTTTAGAAGTAAATGCAAATGAAATCCCAATGAGAAGTATTATTATTGCTGATCAAGTGAGGGATATTAAGGATTTTTTAGAAAAAATGGGAATAGGTAGTGCTTATGAGAGTCCTTCGCTTAATCATTGTTCTCATTTGAAAATTCAAACGGTTTTCCCTAAGAGCGATATTTTTCATAATCGAATGTTGATTTTACCGAGTGGACCTGATTTAAAGATAGAATATGTAGATGAAGTTTGTTTAAATATTAAGCGATGGTTTGGAGGTAATTAA
- a CDS encoding class I SAM-dependent methyltransferase produces MRLEIYIYQNREMLLSYVGVVIYGIELINISLGVRMDRVFKIQSCRLCGCNDLKKVLELSKNPIGDRFFKNKELALSCELHDVVVMMCNVCGQMQLSEVVEPKEIYEQDYLYTSGTSVGLVEHFRQGAKDLIKRFKIPKDSLVIEIGSNEGAMLEVFKNEGMRVLGIDPASIAVEIAKKRGVETICGFFTQNLAREIKLQKGKANIVIANNVIANIPLLADVVKGIELLLDDNGVFVFETSYAQSVLKKHLIDTIYHEHISYFSAKPLAKFFNHCGLELFDAEEIWTKGGSLRGYVSKPLRFIKTQRLMEIIQNEDAFVFASHIVANSVNLERLFNEIKETLKEGGEFIFESFYAKAVLEKNLVDMIFLEHINYLYLLPLCEFLEKKNLNLYDAKIIESKGGSIQIKITQDMSKSKTKELLSLIEAEKDFFKQSDIFINFTKGLEDFREKVRKLALEIKERQGSVGVYGASVGGVMMVYHLGLSDVIDYFLDDNIVKIGKYAPNLGVLVNDSKILEEDPNIKEIINVAWRFIDSIAQKHKEFLKRGGIFYNLELPQLEIKECRE; encoded by the coding sequence ATGAGGTTAGAGATCTACATTTATCAAAACAGAGAAATGTTATTGAGTTATGTAGGGGTTGTGATTTATGGGATCGAACTTATAAATATTAGCTTGGGAGTAAGAATGGATAGGGTTTTTAAGATTCAAAGTTGTCGTTTATGTGGTTGCAATGATTTGAAGAAAGTTTTAGAATTATCTAAAAATCCAATTGGGGATAGGTTTTTTAAGAATAAAGAGTTGGCGTTATCTTGCGAATTGCATGATGTTGTAGTGATGATGTGCAATGTATGCGGTCAAATGCAATTAAGCGAAGTTGTGGAACCAAAAGAAATTTATGAGCAGGATTATTTATATACTTCTGGCACTTCAGTTGGTTTGGTGGAACATTTCAGACAGGGAGCTAAGGATTTAATTAAAAGGTTTAAGATACCAAAAGATTCTTTGGTAATCGAGATTGGAAGCAATGAAGGGGCAATGCTAGAAGTTTTTAAAAATGAAGGCATGCGAGTTTTAGGGATTGATCCTGCTTCTATTGCAGTAGAAATTGCAAAAAAGCGTGGAGTTGAGACGATTTGTGGCTTTTTTACACAGAATCTAGCTAGAGAAATTAAACTACAAAAAGGTAAAGCCAACATTGTGATTGCCAACAATGTGATTGCCAACATTCCTTTATTGGCAGATGTGGTGAAAGGTATTGAGTTATTGCTTGATGATAATGGTGTATTTGTGTTTGAGACAAGTTATGCACAAAGTGTTTTAAAGAAGCATTTGATTGACACGATTTATCATGAGCATATTAGTTACTTTAGCGCAAAACCTTTGGCAAAATTTTTCAATCATTGTGGATTGGAATTATTTGATGCAGAGGAAATCTGGACTAAAGGTGGGAGTTTGAGGGGATATGTCTCTAAGCCTCTGCGTTTTATTAAAACGCAGAGGCTAATGGAGATAATTCAAAATGAAGATGCCTTTGTTTTTGCTAGTCATATTGTTGCAAATAGTGTGAATTTAGAAAGATTGTTTAATGAAATAAAAGAAACACTTAAAGAGGGTGGAGAATTTATTTTTGAAAGTTTCTATGCTAAAGCGGTTTTGGAGAAAAATTTGGTGGATATGATATTTTTAGAACATATCAATTACCTATATCTTTTGCCATTATGTGAGTTTTTGGAAAAGAAAAATTTGAATCTGTATGATGCTAAGATTATTGAGAGTAAAGGTGGAAGCATACAAATTAAAATTACTCAAGATATGAGTAAGTCAAAGACTAAAGAATTGCTTTCTCTGATAGAAGCTGAAAAAGATTTTTTCAAACAGAGTGATATTTTTATAAATTTCACTAAAGGTTTGGAAGATTTTAGAGAGAAGGTTAGAAAGCTTGCATTGGAGATTAAGGAGCGTCAAGGAAGTGTTGGTGTGTATGGTGCTTCAGTGGGTGGAGTGATGATGGTGTATCATTTAGGGCTATCTGATGTGATTGATTATTTTTTAGATGATAATATTGTCAAGATTGGTAAATATGCACCAAATTTAGGCGTTTTGGTAAATGATTCTAAAATTTTAGAAGAAGATCCTAATATAAAAGAGATTATCAATGTAGCTTGGAGGTTTATAGATTCTATTGCACAAAAGCATAAGGAATTTCTAAAGAGAGGAGGAATATTCTATAATTTGGAATTACCGCAGCTTGAAATTAAGGAATGTCGTGAATAA